A DNA window from Takifugu flavidus isolate HTHZ2018 chromosome 15, ASM371156v2, whole genome shotgun sequence contains the following coding sequences:
- the dusp12 gene encoding dual specificity protein phosphatase 12, producing the protein MLLVDQGLYIGTVADLNDSQALTDAAVTHVLSVDSVDPTPLLPPSAKICNKWINVLDVETSDLLSYMDICFLFLREAVDTGGAALVHCQAGRSRSATIVTAYLMKKYQLSFPEAYHRLMVVKKDVAVNRGFEEQLCLYEAMQCQVDTCDPLYKQYRLTKIAEKYPNDLHCVLSDIFAVDPAQSNSSDVSYRCRKCRTTLFCSSNILSHLVGNGSVSFGHKKSSNLTGDAVCTSYFIEPVQWMEQAMLGVMDGQLLCPKCRSKLGSFRWYGDQCSCGRWVTPAFQLHRNRVDEIRQLKIQK; encoded by the exons ATGCTACTGGTGGACCAGGGTCTATATATCGGTACTGTGGCTGACCTCAATGACAGTCAGGCGTTGACTGATGCAGCTGTAACTCATGTGCTTTCTGTGGACTCCGTTGACCCTAcccctctgcttcctcccagtGCAAAAATCTGTAATAAATGGATTAATGTTTTAGATGTAGAAACATCTGACCTCCTTAGTTACATGGAcatctgcttcctcttccttcgGGAGGCTGTGGACACGGGTGGGGCTGCACTTGTTCATTG CCAAGCTGGTCGTAGCCGCAGTGCAACCATCGTTACTGCTTATCTAATGAAGAAATACCAGCTAAGCTTCCCCGAGGCCTACCACAGACTTATGGTGGTGAAAAAAGATGTTGC GGTCAACAGGGGGTTTGAGGAGCAGTTGTGCCTGTATGAAGCAATGCAGTGTCAAGTGGACACCTGCGATCCTCTATACAAACAGTATAGGCTGACCAAGATTGCAGAGAAGTACCCTAAtg ATCTGCACTGTGTACTCAGTGACATTTTTGCTGTTGACCCTGCCCAGTCAAACTCTTCTGATGTGTCCTATCGTTGCAGGAAATGCAG AACAACTCTCTTCTGTAGTTCTAATATTCTTAGTCACCTGGTGGGAAATGGATCTGTGTCTTTTGGCCATAAGAAGTCCAGTAATCTGACTG GAGATGCTGTGTGTACATCTTACTTTATTGAACCGGTTCAGTGGATGGAACAAGCAATGCTAGGAGTGATGGATGGTCAG CTGTTGTGTCCCAAGTGTAGGTCAAAGCTGGGCTCTTTCCGCTGGTATGGTGATCAGTGTTCCTGTGGTCGTTGGGTTACTCCTGCTTTCCAGTTGCATCGCAACAGAGTGGATGAGATCCGACAACTAAAGATCCAAAAATAG